CGGCTGGCGACCTGGAATATTCATATGGGGATCGGCCGGGATGGTACGCGCGACCTGCAACGCACGGCAGGGGTCATCTCGCGAATGAAGGTCGATCTGATCGGTTTGCAGGAGGTGGACAATCACTCTCGTGCAGCGGGCGACGACCTTGATCTGCTGGGATCATTGACCGGTTTTACGGTGATTCCCGGACCGACCATGTTGAAAGAAACAGGGGATTACGGCAACGCCCTGCTCACCAAGCTGCCGCTTCTCGATGTCCGGCGCTATGATATCAGTTATCGGGATTATGAACCGCGTGGTCTGCTGCTGGCCGACCTCGACTGGCAGGGAGAACGGGTGCGCGCAGCAGTGACCCACCTCGGCCTGCGGCCAGCGGAGCGGCGCTATCAGGTTAAAAAGGTGATAACCCATTTGTCCGGATCGGAAACCACACCATTGTTCCTCATGGGCGATTTCAATGAGTGGTTGTTGTGGGGGCGGCCGCTACGTTGGCTGCAACGGCATTTCGGCCGGCTGCGCTCACCGGCCACCTTCCCGGCACGCTGGCCGTTGCTCTGTCTGGATCAGATTCTGGCCGAACCGCGGCACCGGTTGCATGCCAAGCAGGTCTGCCGTGATTCCCAGGCCGCGCTGGCCTCGGATCATTTACCGCTGCAGGCCTGTTTTGCGCGGGGCGCAAAACGGTCTGTTTGAATTGCCGGGTGGGGATTGGCAAAGGCCCGCCCCGGGCGCTTTTTATCGGCAAAAGCGTTTCGGGCCGGGCCTTTTGTGCAGGAAAGAGAGCCGCCGGCAGGTTGTTCTCCTACCGCCAGCCAGGGTGTGAGCTATTTTTCCCAGAGCGACTCCCAGCTGTATGCGCTGCCGGGGAGGGTCCAGGCGTTGCCGGTGTAGTAGCGCCGGTTGCGGTCGAGCTTGGCGATGCGCGCCATGTCGTCCTGGGTCAATACCACTTGCGGGGCGGCCAGGTTCTGCTTGAGGCGTTCCGGATTGACTGATTTGGGGATGACGATGGCACCCATGTCCATGGCCCAGCGGATCAGTA
This genomic window from Pelobacter seleniigenes DSM 18267 contains:
- a CDS encoding endonuclease/exonuclease/phosphatase family protein; protein product: MIEQALRLATWNIHMGIGRDGTRDLQRTAGVISRMKVDLIGLQEVDNHSRAAGDDLDLLGSLTGFTVIPGPTMLKETGDYGNALLTKLPLLDVRRYDISYRDYEPRGLLLADLDWQGERVRAAVTHLGLRPAERRYQVKKVITHLSGSETTPLFLMGDFNEWLLWGRPLRWLQRHFGRLRSPATFPARWPLLCLDQILAEPRHRLHAKQVCRDSQAALASDHLPLQACFARGAKRSV